Proteins from a genomic interval of Gluconacetobacter diazotrophicus PA1 5:
- the recA gene encoding recombinase RecA — MAQAPGIDKSKALEGALSQIERAFGKGSVMRLGQRANEAVDVISTGSLGLDIALGIGGLPRGRIVEIYGPESSGKTTLALHAIAEAQKKGGVCAFIDAEHALDPGYARKLGVDVDNLLISQPDAGEQALEIADTLVRSGAIDVLVVDSVAALVPRAELEGDMGDSHVGLHARLMSQALRKLTGTVSRSNTMMIFLNQIRLKIGVMFGSPETTTGGNALKFYASVRMDIRRIGQIKDKDEVVGNQTRVKVVKNKMAPPFRQVEFDIVYGEGISKMGELIDLGVKAGIVEKSGAWFSYDSQRIGQGRENSKQYLREHPEMAADIERRVREQAGVVAEAMLVSPGEQDLAEIE; from the coding sequence ATGGCGCAGGCACCGGGCATTGACAAGAGCAAGGCGCTGGAAGGCGCGCTCAGCCAGATCGAGCGGGCATTCGGCAAGGGGTCCGTGATGCGCCTGGGCCAGCGCGCCAACGAGGCGGTGGATGTCATTTCCACCGGCTCGCTGGGTCTGGATATCGCGCTGGGAATCGGCGGCCTGCCGCGTGGCCGTATCGTCGAGATCTACGGTCCCGAAAGCTCGGGCAAGACGACGCTGGCGCTGCATGCGATCGCCGAGGCCCAGAAGAAGGGCGGCGTGTGCGCCTTCATCGACGCCGAGCACGCGCTGGACCCCGGCTATGCCCGCAAGCTGGGGGTCGATGTCGACAACCTGCTGATCAGCCAGCCCGACGCGGGCGAGCAGGCGCTGGAAATCGCGGATACGCTGGTGCGGTCGGGCGCGATCGACGTGCTGGTGGTGGACAGCGTCGCGGCCCTGGTGCCCCGGGCGGAACTGGAAGGCGACATGGGCGACAGCCATGTCGGCCTGCATGCCCGGCTGATGAGCCAGGCGCTGCGCAAGCTGACGGGCACGGTGTCGCGCTCCAACACCATGATGATCTTCCTGAACCAGATCCGGTTGAAGATCGGCGTGATGTTCGGCAGCCCCGAGACGACGACGGGCGGCAACGCGCTGAAGTTCTATGCCTCGGTGCGGATGGATATCCGCCGGATCGGGCAGATCAAGGACAAGGACGAGGTCGTGGGCAACCAGACCCGCGTGAAGGTCGTCAAGAACAAGATGGCCCCCCCCTTCCGCCAGGTCGAATTCGACATCGTGTATGGCGAAGGGATCAGCAAGATGGGCGAACTGATCGATCTGGGCGTCAAGGCAGGCATTGTCGAGAAATCGGGGGCCTGGTTTTCCTATGACAGCCAGCGGATCGGGCAGGGGCGGGAGAATTCCAAGCAATATCTGCGCGAACATCCCGAAATGGCGGCCGATATCGAACGGCGGGTCCGCGAACAGGCTGGCGTAGTGGCCGAAGCGATGCTGGTATCCCCCGGTGAACAGGATCTTGCCGAAATCGAATAA
- a CDS encoding DsbA family protein translates to MPYFAPVRPPARRAARRRAALSGVAAAILLGLSTTGARAGDGGTFTADQRKEIVAIVRDALKTDPTILTDAIAALRAGAEAQEQATTRDALAANRAALGTPAPTDAILGAPHARMTIVEFYDPRCPYCRKVLPDLDRLVHDDPDVRIVEKVVAVLGPASLLTAQAIAAAALQGGQDAYFRMQRAIMADSQKPDAARIRTLAAQAGLDPDRLATDMAGSAVASTLRANSTLATSIHLEGTPTFVFDGRYVIPGAVDLDELKAAIAKVRRG, encoded by the coding sequence TTGCCGTATTTCGCCCCTGTCCGCCCCCCTGCCCGCCGGGCCGCGCGCCGCCGCGCGGCCCTGTCGGGTGTCGCGGCCGCGATCCTGCTGGGCTTGAGCACGACGGGTGCGCGCGCCGGGGACGGCGGCACGTTCACCGCCGACCAGCGCAAGGAGATCGTCGCGATCGTCCGCGACGCGCTGAAGACCGATCCCACCATCCTGACCGACGCCATCGCCGCCCTGCGCGCGGGGGCCGAGGCGCAGGAACAGGCCACGACCCGCGACGCGCTGGCCGCCAACCGCGCCGCCCTGGGCACCCCCGCGCCGACCGATGCGATCCTGGGCGCCCCCCACGCCCGCATGACGATCGTGGAATTCTATGATCCGCGCTGCCCCTATTGCCGCAAGGTGCTGCCGGACCTGGACCGGCTGGTCCATGACGACCCCGATGTCCGCATCGTGGAAAAGGTGGTCGCCGTGCTGGGGCCGGCCAGCCTGCTGACCGCGCAGGCCATCGCCGCGGCGGCCCTCCAGGGGGGACAGGACGCCTATTTCCGCATGCAGCGCGCGATCATGGCCGACAGCCAGAAGCCCGACGCGGCGCGCATCCGCACGCTGGCGGCGCAGGCCGGGCTGGACCCCGACCGCCTGGCGACCGACATGGCGGGCTCGGCCGTCGCATCGACCCTGCGGGCCAATTCCACCCTGGCCACCTCCATCCATCTGGAGGGCACGCCGACCTTCGTGTTCGACGGGCGCTACGTCATTCCGGGCGCGGTGGACCTGGACGAACTGAAGGCCGCCATCGCCAAGGTGCGACGCGGCTAA
- a CDS encoding gamma-glutamyltransferase yields the protein MRERPLYPPFRRYGARLLSTALAVALGGCSSTPVRMVSHELFGFGGAGAGKTSPYLTGYIGNVVADEPQAAMAARDVLARGGNAGDAATALGLALAVTLPSRASLGGGGACLAWRPGDSDGGRAFVFMPAAGATTPEGGAPVDRPAAVPMLARGLYLMHLRYGSVDFNETITPALQLARGGATVSRALAGDLAAVQQPLLADAGARALFSRNDGTVLAEGDSLVQSRLAGVLEQMRAMGVGDLYNGALAASFVAGSQGAGGGLMAADLRGALPSETMPLTVRVDRMTVSFLPPPADGGLGSAMAFRALSDGGQGGTVGQQAVAAWRARATGTRKAGDLVAQAQAMVDSGTVSGGGMLPHLPASTSFAVVDRHGGAVACSLTMDNLFGTGRVAGSTGIVMAASPQRLPPPLLTAAIASQGETFRAVATGSGQNDAADAVATELRQVLAGQKPGERPVTAEGRINAISCPAGLPGGEGSCVGASDVRAAGLAVGSD from the coding sequence GTGCGTGAACGTCCCCTGTATCCCCCGTTTCGTCGATATGGGGCCCGGTTGCTGTCGACCGCCCTGGCGGTCGCACTGGGCGGGTGCTCCTCCACACCGGTCAGAATGGTCAGCCACGAACTGTTCGGTTTCGGCGGCGCGGGCGCCGGCAAGACGTCGCCTTACCTGACCGGCTATATCGGCAACGTGGTCGCGGACGAACCGCAGGCGGCCATGGCGGCGCGCGATGTTCTGGCACGGGGCGGCAATGCCGGCGATGCGGCGACGGCCCTGGGGCTGGCGCTGGCGGTGACGCTGCCCTCGCGCGCGTCGCTTGGCGGCGGCGGGGCCTGCCTGGCCTGGCGGCCCGGCGACAGCGACGGCGGCCGGGCGTTCGTGTTCATGCCGGCTGCCGGCGCGACGACGCCGGAGGGCGGCGCGCCGGTGGACCGGCCGGCGGCGGTGCCGATGCTGGCGCGCGGGCTGTACCTGATGCACCTGCGCTATGGCAGCGTCGATTTCAACGAAACGATCACGCCGGCGCTGCAACTGGCGCGCGGCGGGGCCACGGTCAGCCGCGCGCTGGCCGGCGACCTGGCCGCCGTGCAGCAGCCCCTGCTGGCCGATGCGGGCGCGCGTGCGTTGTTCAGCCGCAACGATGGCACGGTGCTGGCCGAAGGCGACAGCCTGGTCCAGTCCCGGCTGGCCGGCGTGCTGGAGCAGATGCGTGCCATGGGTGTGGGCGATCTGTACAACGGGGCGCTGGCGGCGTCGTTCGTCGCCGGCAGCCAGGGTGCGGGGGGCGGCCTGATGGCGGCCGACCTGCGCGGTGCGCTTCCGTCCGAGACGATGCCGCTGACGGTGCGCGTGGACCGCATGACCGTGTCCTTCCTGCCCCCGCCGGCCGATGGCGGACTGGGCAGCGCCATGGCGTTCCGCGCCCTGTCCGACGGCGGGCAGGGCGGGACCGTGGGGCAGCAGGCGGTGGCGGCATGGCGCGCGCGCGCGACCGGAACCCGGAAGGCCGGGGACCTGGTGGCGCAGGCGCAGGCGATGGTCGATTCCGGCACCGTGTCGGGCGGCGGAATGCTGCCGCATCTGCCGGCCTCGACATCCTTCGCGGTGGTCGACCGGCATGGCGGGGCCGTGGCGTGCAGCCTGACGATGGACAATCTGTTCGGCACCGGCCGCGTGGCCGGCAGCACCGGCATCGTGATGGCGGCGTCGCCGCAGCGGCTGCCGCCCCCGCTGCTGACCGCCGCGATCGCAAGCCAGGGCGAAACCTTCCGCGCGGTGGCGACGGGATCGGGGCAGAACGACGCCGCCGACGCCGTGGCGACGGAACTGCGGCAGGTTCTGGCGGGACAGAAGCCCGGCGAACGGCCGGTGACGGCCGAGGGACGGATCAATGCGATCTCCTGCCCGGCCGGCCTGCCGGGGGGCGAGGGCAGTTGCGTCGGCGCGTCGGACGTGCGCGCGGCGGGGCTGGCGGTCGGGTCGGATTAA
- the coaA gene encoding type I pantothenate kinase, with translation MTSSSSRRGRSVRPVAAFRESDTPLPYLAFSRSEWAALRANVPLSLSEDEIAGLRGRNEPVSLADITEIYLPLSRLLNLYVMASRSLNSMVESAFLGCPSISVPFVIGIAGSVGVGKSTFARLLQAVLSRWPDHPRVDLVTTDGFLLPTRVLEERDLMQRKGFPESYDLRRMIGFLAALKAGERHLDVPFYSHDAYDIVPDRFQTVDRPDILIFEGLNVLQTGSDRSAVASDFFDFSIYLDAATADIESWYVERFLLLQRTAFRKPTSYFHHYADLPRDKAEEMARQIWGRINLPNLQANILPTRERARLVVRKERSHAVGEVRLRHI, from the coding sequence ATGACATCCTCTTCCTCGCGCCGGGGGCGGTCGGTGCGGCCGGTCGCGGCGTTCCGCGAAAGCGATACCCCTCTGCCCTACCTGGCCTTCTCGCGTTCCGAATGGGCGGCGCTGCGTGCCAACGTGCCCCTGTCCCTGTCCGAGGACGAGATCGCGGGCCTGCGCGGCCGTAACGAACCGGTGTCGCTGGCCGATATCACCGAAATCTACCTGCCGCTGTCGCGCCTGCTGAACCTGTACGTCATGGCGTCGCGCAGCCTGAACAGCATGGTGGAAAGCGCCTTTCTGGGCTGTCCGAGCATTTCCGTCCCCTTCGTCATCGGCATTGCCGGCAGCGTCGGCGTGGGCAAGAGCACGTTCGCCCGCCTGCTGCAGGCCGTGCTGTCGCGCTGGCCCGATCATCCGCGCGTGGATCTGGTGACGACCGACGGGTTCCTGCTGCCCACCCGGGTGCTGGAAGAGCGCGATCTGATGCAGCGCAAGGGCTTTCCCGAAAGCTATGACCTGCGGCGGATGATCGGCTTCCTGGCGGCGCTGAAGGCCGGAGAGCGGCACCTGGACGTGCCGTTCTATTCGCATGACGCCTACGATATCGTGCCCGACCGGTTCCAGACGGTGGATCGTCCGGACATCCTGATCTTCGAAGGGCTGAACGTGCTGCAGACCGGCAGCGACCGGTCGGCGGTGGCGTCGGATTTCTTCGATTTTTCGATCTATCTCGATGCCGCGACGGCGGATATCGAATCGTGGTACGTGGAACGCTTCCTGCTGCTGCAGCGTACCGCGTTCCGCAAGCCGACATCCTATTTCCACCACTACGCCGACCTTCCGCGCGACAAGGCCGAGGAGATGGCGCGGCAGATCTGGGGCCGGATCAACCTGCCCAACCTGCAGGCCAACATCCTGCCGACGCGCGAGCGCGCGCGGCTGGTCGTGCGCAAGGAACGGTCCCACGCCGTCGGCGAGGTTCGCCTGCGCCACATCTGA
- a CDS encoding lactonase family protein, with protein sequence MLSLLCLSLMIAPAAQAQTVLSANDAHSILRNGVQVLPKPLKPDTLSVLDRGADGLWTVRASVAVPVSVVGPPTALVLTPDGRTALVSSASKADPARDRIVLDDRISVIDLSGDRPRVVQQVTSAPGATTLRITPDQKHVLVANGAGGVVTWFRFDGRRLSDRTVITLPGAAGFPGGLAITPDGRRALVSLWKGDRVFVLHLDGDRVTVDPHPLEIGPGPWNIRLTGDGHYAVMGILGHGEGLPGALSVLDLTAAPIREIQRVVVPNAPEGLDISSDGRFVAVVSQNGSAVVPTSPHYHDRGIVTVFSLSGGHLTQLAQAPGTLWPQGLVFAPDGTSILVQGVMDRMLRTLSWDGTTLAVKGDTPLPGGGADIERQR encoded by the coding sequence TTGCTGTCCCTTTTGTGCCTGTCGCTGATGATCGCCCCGGCGGCACAGGCACAGACCGTGCTTTCGGCCAATGATGCCCATTCCATCCTGCGAAACGGCGTGCAGGTCCTGCCGAAACCGTTGAAGCCCGATACGCTGTCCGTCCTGGACCGGGGGGCGGACGGGCTGTGGACCGTGCGCGCCAGCGTTGCCGTGCCCGTCAGCGTCGTGGGGCCGCCCACCGCTCTGGTCCTGACGCCGGATGGCCGGACCGCGCTGGTGTCTTCCGCCAGCAAGGCGGACCCGGCCCGGGACAGGATCGTCCTGGATGACCGGATCAGCGTCATCGACCTGTCCGGCGACAGGCCGCGCGTGGTCCAGCAGGTCACGTCCGCCCCCGGCGCCACCACGCTGCGCATCACGCCGGACCAGAAGCATGTGCTGGTCGCCAATGGCGCCGGCGGCGTGGTGACATGGTTCCGCTTCGACGGGCGCCGGCTGAGCGACCGCACGGTGATCACCCTGCCGGGGGCCGCCGGATTCCCGGGTGGGCTGGCGATCACCCCGGACGGACGGCGCGCGCTGGTCAGCCTGTGGAAGGGCGACCGGGTCTTCGTCCTGCATCTGGACGGGGATCGGGTCACGGTCGATCCGCATCCGCTGGAGATCGGGCCGGGACCATGGAATATCCGCCTGACCGGGGACGGGCATTACGCCGTCATGGGCATCCTGGGCCATGGCGAGGGATTGCCCGGCGCGCTGTCGGTCCTGGACCTGACGGCCGCGCCGATCCGCGAAATCCAGCGCGTCGTGGTTCCCAACGCGCCCGAGGGGCTGGACATTTCCAGCGACGGACGGTTCGTCGCCGTCGTGTCGCAGAACGGGTCGGCCGTCGTTCCGACCTCGCCGCACTATCATGATCGCGGGATCGTCACCGTGTTTTCACTGTCCGGCGGCCATCTGACGCAACTGGCGCAGGCGCCGGGCACGCTCTGGCCACAGGGGCTGGTCTTCGCGCCGGACGGGACGTCGATCCTGGTCCAGGGCGTCATGGACCGCATGCTGCGCACCCTGTCCTGGGACGGCACCACCCTGGCGGTGAAGGGGGACACGCCCCTGCCCGGCGGGGGCGCCGACATCGAACGCCAGCGCTGA